In Actinoplanes octamycinicus, the genomic window GGCCAGGTTCACCGGCATGGTCATGTCGCTGCCGCCCGCCAGGTGGACCGGCATGGTCATGTCGCTGTCCGCCGCCGGGACGACCGGCATGGTCAGGTCGGCGTTGCGCGCGGCGGCGGTGGTGATCGGCATGGTCATGTCGCTGTTTCCCGAGGGCGCTGGGAAACCGGGGGTGCCGTGGGACATGGGCGGAAGGACTCCCGTCGGGCCGCCGCCCTCCGGCGGCATCGTGTACGAAGGCAGGCCGTTCCCGATCACCGGGGGCGGCGGGAACACCGGGCTCGGGCCGGGCGGTGCGGGCACCGGGCTGGGACCCGGGCCGGGCGGGACCGGGGACGGTCCGGGGCCGGGTGGCACCGGGCTCGGCGCCGGCATCGGCGGCACCGGCGAAGGGCCGGGACCAGGGGGGATCGGGCTCGGCGGGTAGGGGTCCGGCGCGGGGCCGGGCGGGGTGGGCGCCGGGCGCGGCTCGGGCGCCGGCGTCGGGAACGGACCGGGCTGCGGGCCCGGGATCGGCCCGGGCGGCGGTGGCTTGATCGGCTCCGGCTCGACCGGCTCGGGGCGGGTCGGTTCGGGGTGGGCCGGTTTCGGCTCGCTCGGTTTCGGGGGGACCGGGACCGGGCGGGGCTCGCTGGGCTCCGGGTCGGCGGGTTTCGGCTCGTCCGGCTTTTCCGGCGTGGGCTTTTCCGGGCCCGGCTTTTCCGGCGTGGGCTCGGACGGGCCCGGCTTCTCCGGCGTGGGCTCGGACGGCTCCGGCGTGCCCGGGTCGGGGTCGGCTGGCGTCGGGTCGGCGGGCTTGATCGGCTCCGGCTCAGCGGGCTCCGGGGCCGGCTCGGGCTCGGCGGGCATCGCCTCGGGCGAGCCGTAGATGGCCGACTGCCGGCCATTCGTCGCGGAGCCGGTCGCGGGGGCGGACACCGGCTTGGCCGAGCCGACCGCGGGCGGCGCGGAGACCTGAGCGGATCCGAACGCCTTGGCACTGGCCACCACGGCGGAGCCCGCCGGTGGCGGGCTCGAGGCGGGAGCTTGCGGCTCGACGGTTGTCGACCTGGCGACATCCGGGACGGCGGCGGACCCGCTCGCCGGAGCCGCCGAAACCGGGGCCGAAGCGGTGACGGGCCGGCTGGGCACGGCCGCGGAGCCGGAAGCGGGCGCCGCGGAGCCGGAAGCGGGCGCCGCGGAAACCGGCGCGGGCGCCGCGGAAACCGGAGCGGAGCCGACCACCGGGCGGCTGGGCACCGCCGCCGAGCCGGAGGCCGGAGCCGCCGAGACCGGCGCGGACGCCGAGACCGTCGGCGCCGGCACAGCCGCCGATCCGGACGCCGGGGCGGCGGAGACCGGGGCGGAGCCGGTGGCAGGCGGGGTGGAGACCGGCGCGGAGCCGGTGGCGGGCGGGGTGGAGACCGGGGCGGAGGCGGAGATCGGGCGGGCGGCCGAGGAGTCAGCGGCGGGAGCGGCGGAGACCGGGGCGGACCCGGACACTTTCGGACCCGGGGACGCCCACAGGGCCCCGGGGGGCGGTGGTGGAGGTGGCGCGAAACCCTCGGCGTCGTCCGCGGGCGGCCCGGCGGGCGGCGGCGTGGAGCTCGCGCCGTCCCTGGTCGCCTGCTGCTCGTCCATGGGTCCTCCCGACCGCCGCTGCCGACGGCTCTCGGACGTCGGGCGCTGACCTTAACCGTGCCACATCAGTCGGTGTGAACGCACCCGGCATCGACCCGACCAACCCTACGACGAAGGAGCTAGCGAGCCGATGACCGGTTCGGATGGTTTTCCCGCTGCCTTATTACCCGATATCCGGACTTGGTGCCGGTTCGAAACGCGTACTGGTCAGTCGGTGGACGAGGCGGACGCCGAAGCCGCGTCGGAGGCCTTCGTCGTCTCCGTCGCCTTGGTGGTCTCGGTCGCCTTCGTCGTCTGGGTCGCCTTGGTCGTCTCCGTCGCCTTGGTCGTCTGGGTCGCCTGCGTGGTGGTCTCCGCGGCGGTCGCCGAGGACGTGGCGGTGGCGGTGGCGGTGTTGCCCGTGCCGGTCTCGCCGGTCGGCTCGGTGCCGGTGCCGGTGCTGCTGGACGAGGTGCCGGTCGGGCTGGAGCCGGACGAACCACCGCTGCTCGACGAGGAGCCGCCGGTGGAGGGGGTCGACGCCGAGCCGCCCGGCGTCGGGGTGGTGGCCGGCGGCGGCGTGGTGGTCGTCTTGGCCGGCGTCGGCGTCTTGGAGCCGGTCGGGCTGCTCCCCGACCCGCCCGGCTTGGTGGTCTTGCTCGCCGACGGCGTCGGCGACTTGGTGGTGGTCGTCCCGCCGGTGCCCGGCTCCTCCGGGTCGGGCGTGCCGAGCGGCAGGTCGTCGACGCCGCCCTCGACCGCGCCGAAGACCCGGGTGGCCTGGAACAGGCGGCTCCACCGGACCGGGACGAGACGCACGTTCAGCCCGGTGCGCGGGGCCTCGACCATCATGCCGTCGCCGGCGTACATGGCGACGTGGTGGATGCCGGTCCAGCTGTTGCTGTAGCTGAAGAACAGCAGGTCGCCGGGGAGCAACGAGTAGCGGTCGACGACCTTGTTGCGGGTCTGCCAGTACTGGTCGCGGGAGACGCGGACCAGCGGGAAGCCGACGCTGGGCTGGCGATAGGCCGCGTACATCAGGCCGGAGCAGTCGTACTGGTCCGGGCCCTCCTCGGACCAGACATACGGGTCGCCGCGCTGGGCCAGCGCGAACTGCAGCGCCTTGACCGCCCGCGGGTCGGCGCCCCGGCCATTGGTCGAACCGGCCAGGTACTCCGAGCCGAGCGCCTGGTCGGTCGCGCTGGCGGCGGCCTCGGCCGCGTTCAGCTCGTCGCGGTGCGCGTTCTCCAGCGCGGTCAGCGCGGTCTGCTTCTGGGTGAGCTGGGTGTTCAGCTTCGTGTACTGCGCGACCAGGTCGTTGTGCTTGGCCGTGGTGGTGGTCTGCTCGTCGAGCGCGACCTGGGCGGCGACCTGCGCGGCCTCCAGGCGGCGGGCCGCCGAGTCGTCGGTCGGCACCTCGCCGCGCTGCAGGCGGGCGAGCTGGTCGAGACCGAGCAGTCCGGAGTCGAGCGCGCCGGGCGGGACCGCGGCGGCCTGCTGCATGGCCTCGCCGGCGGCGGCGACCGCGTTGGTCTGCGCGGCCTGCAGGCTGGCCTGCGCGTCGGTGACCCGCTGCCCAGCGGTGCCGACCTGGGCCTGGGCGAGGTCGCGGTCGGCTTTCAGCTTGAGCAGCTGGTCGCCGAGCTGGTCGACCTCGAGCCGGCCCCGCTCGATCTGCTGCAGGGCCGGGTTGGTCGCCGAGCCGGGAATGCTGCTGGGCGTGGTGGCCGGGCTGACCGGGGTGCCGGGCAGCACCAGCGCGCCGAGCGTGGTGGGGCGCGAGCCGGTGTCCGGGATGCCGGCGGCGAGCGCCGGGTCGTCGCCCGGTGCGGCCATGGCCGGGATCGGCTGGAACAGCGCAGCCAGTGCCGCGGCGACGGCCGCCGAGTAGCTGACGGGGCGGAGTCGCGCATGCACGGAGCGAGTTGGACGCTGTCCGTACCGCAGTGCCTTCGACATGAGCTCCCCGTCCGCGGCGGTCGGCAGACCGTCGCTAGTCGTTCCTAAAGGTTCATACCGCAGGCGGCGCACCGCTGTCGATCGAAAGAAGGTGAAAGGACGCTGAGAATTTTTCTAGTTGTCGGCGTCCGCGCTCATTCGCCCAGTTCAGCGGCTTGTCGGGACGATGTCATGATCGTCAATTTCGGTTACTTCCCAGTATGTGAAACGGGACATCCGGGCACCCGGCGGCGTGCTGGTTGTCGGGGGCGGGACGTAGTCTCGACGGCGACGACGGGAGAGGGGCCACATGGACGCCGGACTGAAGCGGGACCTGGAGGCGAAGGTCTACGCCGGTGAGCGGCTCAGCCGCGCGGACGGCATCGCGCTCTACGAGAGCGACGACCTGGCCTGGCTCGGCCGGCTGGCCCACCACAAGCGCACCGAGCTGAACGGTGACCGGGTGATGTTCAACGTCAACCGGCATCTGAACCTGACCAATGTCTGCTCCGCCAGTTGCGCCTACTGCTCCTTCCAGCGCAAGCCGGGGGAGAAGGACGCCTACACGATGCGCATCGACGAGGCCGTCCGCAAGGCCAAGGAGATGGAGGACGAGCAGCTCACCGAGCTGCACATCGTCAACGGCCTGCACCCCACGCTGCCCTGGCGCTATTACCCCAAGGTGCTGCGCGAGCTGAAGGCCGCGCTGCCCAACGTCAAGCTCAAGTGCTTCACCGCCACCGAGGTCCAGTGGTTCGAGAAGATCAGCGGGCTGTCCGCCAGCGAGATCCTCGACGAGCTGATGGACGCCGGGCTGGAGTCGCTGACCGGCGGCGGCGCCGAGATCTTCGACTGGGAGGTCCGGCAGCACATCGTCGACCATGCCTGCCACTGGGAGGACTGGTCGCGGATCCACCGGCTGGCCCACCAGAAAGGCATGCGGACCCCGGCCACCATGCTCTACGGCCACATCGAGGAGCCGCGGCACCGGGTCGACCACGTGCTGCGCCTGCGCGAGCTGCAGGACGAGACCGGGGGCTTCGCGGTCTTCATCCCGCTGCGCTACCAGCACGACTTCCACGACTCGGCGGACGGCAAGATCCGTAACCGGATCCAGGAACGGACCACGATGGCCGCCCCGGCCGAGTCGCTCAAGACGTTCGCCGTCTCCCGCCTGCTCTTCGACAACGTGCCGCACGTCAAGTGCTTCTGGGTGATGCACGGCCTGTCGGTCGCCCAGCTCTCGCTGAACTTCGGCGCCGACGACCTGGACGGCTCGGTGGTGGAGTACAAGATCACCCACGACGCCGACTCGTACGGCACGCCGAACACCATGCACCGCGACGACCTGCTCGACCTGATCTGGGACGCCGGGTTCCAGCCCGTCGAGCGCAACACGCGGTACGAGGTCGTCCGGGAGTATGACAAGCCGGTCGGTCTGGCCGAGCGGCGCAGCGAACCGCAGAAGGTCTGGGCCTAGGGTTCGGCGGATGACTCGACAGCGGAGCGCGGGCGGGCTGCGGCGCAACCCAGGCCCGGTGGAGACGGTCGGCGACCTGCTCGGCGCGGCGTTCGCCGGGCTGGTCCTGGGCATCGCGGTGGTGCTGGTCCTGGAGGGCGTCCTGACGCTGACCAGGGTCGCCGACTTCGGCCAGACCAACGGATGGCTGATCGTGATCCTGCCGACCTGGCTGTTCGTGGAGCAGTTCCGGGCGCAGGGCTTCGGCGCCGACCGGGTGATGGCCGCGGCGCTCGGCATCGGGTTCGGCGCGGCGGCGGGCATGACGGTTGCCGGGGTGCTCGCGCCGTACACTCCTCCCCTGGTGAGCGGCGGTGCCGGCGCCGTGACCGCTACGGTCGTGTACTGCTTCGTCTGGTTCTACGGCCTCCGCTGGCTCCGTCAGCGGTCCGGCTGAGGAGAGAGATCATGAGTCCCGCCATCAAGTACACACTGGGCCGCCTGGGCCTGTTCGTGGTGGTCTTCGCCGCGCTCTTCCCGCTCCCGCTGAACATCCTGGTCAAGGCGATGATCGCGTTCGTCGCCTCGGCCGGTTTCGCGTTCTTCCTGCTCCGCAAGTGGCGCGACGAGATGGCCGAGCACCTCGGCTCGGTCGCCCAGCGCCGCGCCGCGGAGAAAGCGCGGCTGCGCTCCGCCCTGGCCGGCGACGACGAGGCCGCCGCGGCCGGCGACCGGGTGGCCGCCGCCGAGAGCAAGGCCGAGAGCGCGACCGGGAGCAAGGCCGACGGTGAGCAGGCCGAGAGCGAGCAGGTCGAGGGTGGCATCGCCGAGGGCGGGCCGGCTGCGGACAAGCTCGCCAGCAACCGGACCGCCGAGGACCGGACCGAGGCGGGCAAATAGCCGCCGCGGAGGTGTCCGACGGAACAGACCCTGAGGTCGAGCAGCGACCGGCGCCCGGCTGGGATAGCGTTTCAGGGACCGCGCCGCAGCGAAGCCGGTGTGAAACCGGAGCTGTCCCGCAACTGTGATCCCTCCATGTGAGGTCTAGCCAGGTCGCCTGGGCGCGGTCGCGAACCCGCGCTCCCGGGGAGGGGCGTCTCGCAGGCGGCGGCCCCCAGGCCCTGTCGGCGATGCACCACACCCGACCGACAGGAGGACCTCGATGAAACGCGCGCTTCTCGCCGCCGGCACGGCGGCCGCACTGCTGCTCGCCGGTTGCGGCGGCACCGACAAGGACGGCACGTCACCGGAGGCCGGCCAGTCCGCCGCGAGCACCGCCGCCAGTTTCCCGGCCACGGTCGGCTCGCTCACCCTGGACAAACGCCCCGAGAAGATCGTCTCGCTGAGCCCGACGGCCACCGAGATGCTCTTCGCGATCGGCGCCGGCCCGCAGGTCACCGCGGTCGACGACCAGTCCGACTACCCGGCCGACGCCCCGAAGACCGACCTGTCCGGGTTCAAGCCGAACGCCGAGGCGATCGCCGCCAAGGACCCGGACCTGGTGGTGCTCTCCGGCGACAGCGACCAGATCGTGGCCCAGCTCGGCAAACTCAAGATCCCGGTGTTCCTGTCCCCGGCCGCGCAGACCCTGGACGACACCTACCGGGAGATCACCGAGTTCGGCACGCTGACCGGGCACCCGGCCGAGGCCGGCAAGCTCACC contains:
- a CDS encoding C40 family peptidase is translated as MHARLRPVSYSAAVAAALAALFQPIPAMAAPGDDPALAAGIPDTGSRPTTLGALVLPGTPVSPATTPSSIPGSATNPALQQIERGRLEVDQLGDQLLKLKADRDLAQAQVGTAGQRVTDAQASLQAAQTNAVAAAGEAMQQAAAVPPGALDSGLLGLDQLARLQRGEVPTDDSAARRLEAAQVAAQVALDEQTTTTAKHNDLVAQYTKLNTQLTQKQTALTALENAHRDELNAAEAAASATDQALGSEYLAGSTNGRGADPRAVKALQFALAQRGDPYVWSEEGPDQYDCSGLMYAAYRQPSVGFPLVRVSRDQYWQTRNKVVDRYSLLPGDLLFFSYSNSWTGIHHVAMYAGDGMMVEAPRTGLNVRLVPVRWSRLFQATRVFGAVEGGVDDLPLGTPDPEEPGTGGTTTTKSPTPSASKTTKPGGSGSSPTGSKTPTPAKTTTTPPPATTPTPGGSASTPSTGGSSSSSGGSSGSSPTGTSSSSTGTGTEPTGETGTGNTATATATSSATAAETTTQATQTTKATETTKATQTTKATETTKATETTKASDAASASASSTD
- the mqnE gene encoding aminofutalosine synthase MqnE, whose product is MDAGLKRDLEAKVYAGERLSRADGIALYESDDLAWLGRLAHHKRTELNGDRVMFNVNRHLNLTNVCSASCAYCSFQRKPGEKDAYTMRIDEAVRKAKEMEDEQLTELHIVNGLHPTLPWRYYPKVLRELKAALPNVKLKCFTATEVQWFEKISGLSASEILDELMDAGLESLTGGGAEIFDWEVRQHIVDHACHWEDWSRIHRLAHQKGMRTPATMLYGHIEEPRHRVDHVLRLRELQDETGGFAVFIPLRYQHDFHDSADGKIRNRIQERTTMAAPAESLKTFAVSRLLFDNVPHVKCFWVMHGLSVAQLSLNFGADDLDGSVVEYKITHDADSYGTPNTMHRDDLLDLIWDAGFQPVERNTRYEVVREYDKPVGLAERRSEPQKVWA
- a CDS encoding DUF4229 domain-containing protein — its product is MSPAIKYTLGRLGLFVVVFAALFPLPLNILVKAMIAFVASAGFAFFLLRKWRDEMAEHLGSVAQRRAAEKARLRSALAGDDEAAAAGDRVAAAESKAESATGSKADGEQAESEQVEGGIAEGGPAADKLASNRTAEDRTEAGK
- a CDS encoding ABC transporter substrate-binding protein — translated: MKRALLAAGTAAALLLAGCGGTDKDGTSPEAGQSAASTAASFPATVGSLTLDKRPEKIVSLSPTATEMLFAIGAGPQVTAVDDQSDYPADAPKTDLSGFKPNAEAIAAKDPDLVVLSGDSDQIVAQLGKLKIPVFLSPAAQTLDDTYREITEFGTLTGHPAEAGKLTEQMKAEIDQVVKGVPARAKPLSYYYELGPELYSATSKTFIGGVFDLFGMTNVADPADADGSKGGYPQLSAEALVKANPDTIFLADTQCCQQSPDTVKARTGWSAITAVRKGQVYPLDDDIASRWGPRTVDLVKAVADAVREIPAS